Below is a genomic region from Phragmites australis chromosome 20, lpPhrAust1.1, whole genome shotgun sequence.
AACTAAGGTAAAGTTCATCAAAATATGAGATGAATCACAACCTGTGGATCATTCGCATGCTCCTCCTCATGATCCACATCCACTGCTCGCCCTGCAAAAGAAAACCAAAATTGTAAACCAGGAACCATCTAAAATGTGAACTGAGCTGGGGCGAAATGATCCATTTGTACTCACAATCGCTGAGGCCAGCGAGAGCCATGAGCCGGGCAGCAACCTCACGCTCCTCAGCATCCTGCAGCGCACGCGCATAAGCCTCATCGTCCTCAAACTCGGCAGGATCTACCTCTGGCTCCacttcctcatcctcttcgaACTCCTCCTCGTAGTCGCTCCCCTCAGGGCCCACGGCACCCTCGCCCTCGCCTTCACCATCGCCCACCGGGTGCTCGTGGTGGTGGACGCGGAGGTGGtgctccagctcctcctcgTAGTCCTCCTCGCCCTCCTCGTCGTACTCGTAGCTCCCGGGCTCCGAGCTCCCGTAGTCGCTGCCCTCGCCACCGCCCCCGTTCATCCGAAGCAACATGTACGCCCGCTCCTGCACCGATCCGAAGCACTGGTTAatcaccggggtcagggaaccCTAGAAACGGCCGAGGGCCGCGAGATCCCGTTGTCGCTTGCCTGCTCCTGCAGGACGCGGGCGAGGGCGAGGTCGGCCTCCTCCTGGCTGAGGGCCGTGAacggccgccgcgccgcctcagccgcggccgcggccgcggcgccgccgTCGTCCCCGGCCTcgacagccgccgccgccgccgctgccagggGCGGGTTCGGGTTAGGGTTTGGCTCTGCGCTGGGCTTATcggcgccgcccccgccgccgctcgcctTCGAATCTTCCATGGCGGCGATCGAGATTAGGGACGGGGCGAAACGAGAAAAAGGATTAGCACCTCGAGTTCGGGTTGTTCAGAAACCGCTGATAGAGTTTAGTTTAGCGATTCtcgaaaaaataattataaagaagaaataataatgaaaaaactatttattttatattcatctatatttattatgaaAGATATTaccttatatatataatatcaaAAATTCTTAAGAGATATAATCGATCTATAAGAGATAAAGACCAAATCTTTAGAGACCGAGAGGAGTCTAAATTATGTTGTAAAACTCCAAGTTTATTAATactatctctttctctcttgagcacttctcgcgaaatacatatatcttatccaaatttctcaaaaatacagtgggaaaatttgagaaaaagagTACATAACTCACGATATGGTCACACgaattgcctcgttaaaaatctTAATATGAGAAACTTTAAAACAACTCATTTAAGGAAAAAGGAGtataattcaccaaaatatttcaaataatcttcatgattaactttggacacttaatcttcttaactaagatttaattcttcatacCGTTATTATGTAAAAATTCTCCACtaaaatgtgcaactctcttAATCTCATCATCACAATACCATAAatacatctttcaaaactagatgtaaGGAGAGACTTAGTGGAAAAATCTATAAAATTTTCACATGACTTGATATGTATTAACTTTATTTCGTTCATCTTATGCAATTTATGAGCATTAAAAAACTTGCGGTTGATA
It encodes:
- the LOC133902083 gene encoding E3 ubiquitin ligase BIG BROTHER-related-like, giving the protein MEDSKASGGGGGADKPSAEPNPNPNPPLAAAAAAAVEAGDDGGAAAAAAAEAARRPFTALSQEEADLALARVLQEQERAYMLLRMNGGGGEGSDYGSSEPGSYEYDEEGEEDYEEELEHHLRVHHHEHPVGDGEGEGEGAVGPEGSDYEEEFEEDEEVEPEVDPAEFEDDEAYARALQDAEEREVAARLMALAGLSDWRAVDVDHEEEHANDPQEAWQEVDPDEYSYEELVALGEVVGTESRGLSADTLASLPSVTYKTQDVQDGNTEQCVICRVEFEEGESLIALPCKHSYHPECINQWLQINKLCPMCSAEVSTPGNKEA